One Numidum massiliense genomic window, GTTAATCGCCGTCCTTGAAGAGTTAACTCCTCAAGGGCGGACAACAAGTGAACGTTAGGGAATGACATATTTAGGTCTTTAAATCCTTGATCCTGTAAGGTCGTCGAGTAAAGCTTGACACATACTCATCCGTTTTTAATATTGACAAAAGCACTGGCTGTTTGCTATACTCAGCTCACTGTAATCGATCACATTTGAATATTTTAGGCGGACAGAGAACTGGAGAAACCCTACCCGTAAAACACGTATTCTCACTTGAGTAATGTGTGTTGCTTTACGGCGGAGGGTTTTTCTTTTGGAGAAGCAATCATTTCGTTTATGGGGGGATCTGGATGAGGAAGCGTACGGAGAAAGTTACCACTTGGCGTTCGAATAGCTTGCGGAGCATCGTCTTGCTGCTCGTCATTGCGTGGGTCGTCATCGGCTGTAGCGGAGGTAGTTCGCAAGCGGACAAGAAGATAGGAGCCAAAAAAGTTGAGCTAGAGTTTTACTTTCCGGTCGCGGTAGGTGGACCGATCGCCAAAGTGATTGACTCGTTAGTTGCCGATTTTGAAAAAGAGCAACCCGATATTAAAGTAACGCCGATTTTTGGCGGGAGTTATCAAGAGACGATGACGAAAGTGCAGACGGCGATTCAAGGTGGTAATGCCCCAGACCTGGCGGTGCTATTCGCTGTCGATTTGTTTACCCTGCTATCGATGGATGCGATTGAACCGTTAAACCGATTTGTGACGGACGAGTATATCGACGACTTTTATGAAGGATTCATGGAGAATTCGCGCGTTGACAAAGACATTTGGAGCATCCCGTACCAGCGAAGTACCATCGTATTGTATTACAACAAAGAAGCGTTCAAAAAAGCGGGGTTAGACGCAGACCAACCACCTAAGTCGTGGGAAGAATTAACGGAATACGCTAAAAAATTAACCGTTAAAGAAGGGGACAAAGTGCGGCAGTGGGGACTTGAAATTCCGAGCACCGGGTACCAGTATTGGATGTTTCAAGCACTCGCTTTGCAAACCGGCTCTAACATTATGGCCGCTGACGGTAAGAGTGTTTCTTTTTCCTCGCCGAGTAGTGAAGAAGCACTACAATTTTATGTCGATTTAGGAAAGAAACATAAGGTCATGCCGGAAGGGGTCATTGAATGGGCGACGGTACCTTCCGACTTCATCAGTGGCAAAACGGCGATGATGTATCATACGACGGGCAACTTAACGACAGTGAAGGAAGGGGCGAAGTTTGACTTTGGCGTCGCCTTTTTACCGGCGAACAAGCAATTTGGGTCGCCGACAGGGGGTGGCAACCTGTATATTTTTAAGGACATTCCAGAAGAAAATAAAGAAGCGGCGATGAAGTTTGTCGAGTTTTTAACACAGCCGGAACGAGTGGCCCAATGGTCGATGGACACCGGCTACGTGGCGACGCGAAAATCGGCCTACAAAACGGAGCGACTGGCAAAGTACGTTGAGGAATTTCCGCAAGCGAAAGTTTCCATGGAGCAATTACAGTATGCGGACAGCGAGTTGGCGACGTACAACAACGGCCAAGTGCAAAAGATCCTCAACGACAACATTCAAGCGGCGCTGAATGGGACGAGTAGCGTTCAGGAAGCCTTAAAAAAGGCACAGGAGGAAGCGGATAAAATATTGAGCAAGTACGCGAAATAGTTCTCCGCATAGAAGACGCGATGATTGGTTGCAGTAGTGATACGCTGTTTGACTGAAACGGTGGTACGATGGCTAGCGATTAGTGTGTTGATGTGGTGTGACGTTGATCGGTTACTTGATTGGTAGCGTTTGGACGCGCGGGGAGGAGGTCAGCTGTTTGAACGGGGAAACACCGACGGAAAGTTCATCAGAGTTGGCGGTTAAAGGAATGACACGTGTGTGTATGTCTAAGCGACGGTTTTTACGGGCTAAAGTGAAGGAAAATGTGTTCGCATACGCACTGTTGTTGCCGTCGCTCGTTTTTTTCGGTTTGTTTACGTTTTACCCTATGCTAAAGTCGCTTTATTTAAGTTTTTTTGAAACGGTGGGCAGTGGCATCCAGTTTATCGGTTTCACCCAGTACGAACAGTTAGATAGCGACGAAGTTTTTCACAAAGTGCTCTGGAATAATACACTTTTAGTCATCGGGACAGTTCCGACGAGTATGTTACTTGCGATGTATCTCGCCATTTGGCTTAACAGTAAATGGAAGGCGAATTCATTTTTGCGGGCGTCGTTTTTTTACCCGACAGTCGTGCCGATGATCGCGATCGCTAACATTTGGCTATTTATATACACCCCGGACTACGGTTTGATCGATAAGTTTTTATCACTGTTCGGATTAAACGGGGAAAACTGGCTCGGTAATCCCGACTGGGTGATGCTGGCGATTATCGTCATGATTATTTGGAAAGAGACAGGTTTCTTTATGGTGTTTTATTTAGCTGGGTTACAGAACTTGCCGCACGACGTGTATGAGGCAGCGAAGTTAGAAGGCGCGAGGCCGCTACAAACATTTAGACACATTACATTTCCGCTGTTGATGCCGACGACGCTGTTTGTGTTAATTATCGCTGTAACCAACTCGTTTAAGTTAGTCGATCACATCTTTATTATGACGAAGGGCGGGCCGGATAATGCGAGTAACTTACTCTTGTATTACATTTACGAAACAGCGTTTAGTTTCCTCGACTTTGGCAAAGCGGCTGCCTTAACCGTCGTTTTGTTAGTCGTGCTGCTCGCTATATCCGCTTTTAACTATTTGTATTTGGATAAGCGCATTCACTACTAATATTTTTTTACATCCGTCAGGCGAAAGGAAGGGAGGAGGGCGCGCATGTCGCTGTATCGAATCGTGAACGCCGGCGTTATTACGGTACTCGCTATCGTATGTGTCGTCCCACTCGCATGGGCGCTAATGACGTCGTTCACACCGGC contains:
- a CDS encoding ABC transporter substrate-binding protein, encoding MRKRTEKVTTWRSNSLRSIVLLLVIAWVVIGCSGGSSQADKKIGAKKVELEFYFPVAVGGPIAKVIDSLVADFEKEQPDIKVTPIFGGSYQETMTKVQTAIQGGNAPDLAVLFAVDLFTLLSMDAIEPLNRFVTDEYIDDFYEGFMENSRVDKDIWSIPYQRSTIVLYYNKEAFKKAGLDADQPPKSWEELTEYAKKLTVKEGDKVRQWGLEIPSTGYQYWMFQALALQTGSNIMAADGKSVSFSSPSSEEALQFYVDLGKKHKVMPEGVIEWATVPSDFISGKTAMMYHTTGNLTTVKEGAKFDFGVAFLPANKQFGSPTGGGNLYIFKDIPEENKEAAMKFVEFLTQPERVAQWSMDTGYVATRKSAYKTERLAKYVEEFPQAKVSMEQLQYADSELATYNNGQVQKILNDNIQAALNGTSSVQEALKKAQEEADKILSKYAK
- a CDS encoding carbohydrate ABC transporter permease, with translation MSKRRFLRAKVKENVFAYALLLPSLVFFGLFTFYPMLKSLYLSFFETVGSGIQFIGFTQYEQLDSDEVFHKVLWNNTLLVIGTVPTSMLLAMYLAIWLNSKWKANSFLRASFFYPTVVPMIAIANIWLFIYTPDYGLIDKFLSLFGLNGENWLGNPDWVMLAIIVMIIWKETGFFMVFYLAGLQNLPHDVYEAAKLEGARPLQTFRHITFPLLMPTTLFVLIIAVTNSFKLVDHIFIMTKGGPDNASNLLLYYIYETAFSFLDFGKAAALTVVLLVVLLAISAFNYLYLDKRIHY